In the Corynebacterium jeikeium genome, CGCTACGCTCGCCGCGTGGTGGAAAAGGAGCTGCCGCTGGAGCAGACCCTGCCGGTCCTACGCGAGCTGGTGGAGATGAACCTGGGCACTGCCTCCATCGACATTGGATCCCTGGCCAGCCGCTACAACAAGGACTCCGAGGGGCTGACCCTGCGCGAGTACCTGGAGCGTGAGCTGGCGGAGGTTATCGGCGGCCCGGAGCAGGTCGAGCCTCGCGACATCGTCCTCTACGGCTTCGGCCGCATCGGTCGCCTGTTGGCCCGCATCCTGGTTGCCCGCGAGGCGACCTATGGCGGTGCGCGCCTGCGTGCCGTCGTCGTCCGCTCCAAGGGTGAGGGCGACCTGATCAAGCGTGCTTCTCTGCTGCGCCGCGACTCCGTCCACGGTGCGTTCGACGGCACGATCACCACGGACGAGGAAAACAACACGATCTGGGCCAACGGCACCCCGATTCGTATCATTTACGCCAACAACCCGGCGGAGATCGACTACACCGAATACGGCATCAACGACGCAATCGTGGTGGACAACACTGGCGTGTGGCGCGACCGAGACGGCCTGTCTCAGCACCTGGAGTCCAAGGGTGTGGCCAAGGTCCTGCTGACTGCTCCGGGCAAGGGCGACATCAAGAACATCGTCTACGGCATCAACCACGGCGACATCACTGAGGATGATCGCATTCTGTCTGCGGCGTCCTGTACTACCAACGGCATCACCCCGGTGCTGAAGGTCATCAACGACCGTTACGGCGTGGAGCACGGCCACGTGGAGACCGTGCACTCCTTCACCAACGATCAGAACCTGATCGATAACTTCCACAAGGGGGATCGTCGTGGTCGCGCTGCGGGCCTGAACATGGTGCTCACCGCCACGGGCGCGGCGAAGGCCGTTGCCAAGGCTCTGCCGGAGTTCGCGGGCAAGCTGACGGGTAACGCTATTCGCGTGCCCACCCCGGACGTCTCCATGGCAGTGCTGAACCTGACTCTGAACCAGGATGTTGAGGCCGACGAGGTAAACAACTTCCTGCGCCGCGTCTCCCTGCACTCCACGTTGCGCCAGCAGATCGACTTCATTAAGTCCCCGGAGGTCGTCTCCACCGACTTCGTCGGCACCACCCACGCGGGCATCGTTGACGGTCTGGCCACCATCGCCAATGGCAACCACCTGGTGCTGTACGTCTGGTACGACAATGAGTTCGGCTACTCGAACCAGGTGATCCGCATTGTTGAGGAGATCGCCGGCGTGCGTCCGCGCGTGCTGCCGCAGCGTGCTGCTGCGCAGGACCTGTAATTAGACACCAGCACTAGCGCCAGTGCTGGTGCTGGGTTACAGCAGCATTAACAAGAGCATCTGGCAGCCGATGATCTTGCCGATCATCGCTGCCGGATAGACGGTGGCGTAGCCGCGCATAGGCAGCTCCGTATCCGCTTGATCGTTGAGATAACTAATCACCGCGGGGTTGGTAGAGACGCCAGCGGCCATGCCCATCGCCTCGTCCCACTTCAGGCGCAGC is a window encoding:
- a CDS encoding glyceraldehyde-3-phosphate dehydrogenase translates to MTDNAHTKSALHSDWNERLALAQEMLPLISRLHRDKNVVTSIFGRLLVNVTDIEIIKSHRYARRVVEKELPLEQTLPVLRELVEMNLGTASIDIGSLASRYNKDSEGLTLREYLERELAEVIGGPEQVEPRDIVLYGFGRIGRLLARILVAREATYGGARLRAVVVRSKGEGDLIKRASLLRRDSVHGAFDGTITTDEENNTIWANGTPIRIIYANNPAEIDYTEYGINDAIVVDNTGVWRDRDGLSQHLESKGVAKVLLTAPGKGDIKNIVYGINHGDITEDDRILSAASCTTNGITPVLKVINDRYGVEHGHVETVHSFTNDQNLIDNFHKGDRRGRAAGLNMVLTATGAAKAVAKALPEFAGKLTGNAIRVPTPDVSMAVLNLTLNQDVEADEVNNFLRRVSLHSTLRQQIDFIKSPEVVSTDFVGTTHAGIVDGLATIANGNHLVLYVWYDNEFGYSNQVIRIVEEIAGVRPRVLPQRAAAQDL